A region of the Phoenix dactylifera cultivar Barhee BC4 chromosome 10, palm_55x_up_171113_PBpolish2nd_filt_p, whole genome shotgun sequence genome:
CTGTTGAATGTACATAGCATGTGCATTGTATTCCATTTTGCTGCCATGACATTCTGGTTTTGCTTAGTAGTTCCTCTTCAGCTACTAATACAATATCTGACTCTTTTGTTCCTATCGATCATTTTAGGAATGCAGATGGGGCACAGAAACAACAGATACAAGGGTGAAGCTCTGAAAACACCAATTCCAAATTTTCAGTTTTGTGATGAACTATTTTTCACTTGGCAGGCAAAATTCATGATGCTCtgaattactattattattattattattgaatcttAAATTTATCTTTGTTAAAAGGAAAAATGTTAAAAGTTTAGCATATTTGAAGTTTAGAAGACAGAATTGCAAACTGCAATGGTGGGCAGCTAACCACTAATGAATTACAACTGCAAAGGGAAATGCCTGTATGTCAGTTGATAATGACTTAATGATCAAGGCCTAGTCAATGagagggtttttcttttttgccttaatgaaaatttcacaatttttaggtgattaaaatgaaaaaaataaattgaaagCTAAAACTTAGATCACCTCTTTCATGGAATCGAAAATTATACATCTTATGTTGCATGATTGTATTGCATACTTAAAACTCAATTCAAACTCCCATTAAAAAGGAAACTAGCATTGCCTCCGGATTCTAAGAAAAAAGTATGAGAGAGCTTTGTTCTACAATGTTGACGTTGATGTCAACAAAGTGAGTCGAGTTGAAGATGAAGCTTTCCCTTATTCTTacattggaaagaaagaattatATGGGAAAAAAAAACCGTTGTCATAGGTGATGGTTGCTTTCAGCTTGTTTTGGTGGTTGTTTCAAAAGAATTTCTTTTTGATAGCTTATTTTATGAAGTAACTATTCATGTGGTCTCTTGTATCTATGATAAATTACTCGATTTAACGTTTCTacatattgatatatatatgaatCAATAAAGCTGAGGTCAGTTCATTGTTTCTAGCCATTTGTTGTAGTTGGTTGATGTCGGTTAATATTGGGTATAAACAGCACTGAAGCTCTATCATTTCTTCAGCCACTAGCAAGACAATGACTTTTTTTCATAATGAGAACATTAATCTGGATGCTCTCTGAGCCCATTTTAACAACTTCATTACATGTTAATAAGATTATATTGCTACAGCAACAGAATCCCTTGGTGCATTAACTTAGCCTATTAGCACCATGCTATTATGCTGCAAAACCTACCGACTGAGGCCTTTCTCTAATGAAAGCTTGGTGGTATATGTTCTCCAGAGTTCAGAGGTAATTAACGCTGCTTTCTTAGAAGTTAGAAGCCGAACCATATTACCAAAACTTACAATAGATGCCCTTAGTCCATTGCTGTGGCTCCATGTGGAGCATACTGATGACCGTAGCCGCCAAAGAGGATTAAAGACTTGAATCTAGTAGATAGCTTTGGCAACTTTAGGGATAAAACCACATAAGACTTGGCCTGGTTATCCGTCGATTGGCGACCTGGTGCCACTATCTTTGATCTAAAAATAATTTGTCCCCTATCCTAGTACTCTCTTCTgcattgccttttttttttttgggtatctTTCTGCATTGATTTAAAACAATCGTGAGAAAGATGATTGCCGATATTATAGGAATAACATACTTCATCCTATCTTGTCAGACTAATAAAGTAAATACCGGCTCCTTTGGTTTgccggaagaggaggaaaatATGGCCGAAGAGAAAATGAAGAAATACttataattttcaaaaaaaagagatggaAAAATTTAATTTCCACCAACTCGGAATTggaataatttttattaaaaaatatgtttaagCTTTAAGATAGAATAgtgctttctttttattaaaggcATAACGAATATTTTAATGAAAAGTAGGTGCTTATTCAAATATAGGCCATCCTAAactattttattcttttatggTCAATTAAACATGCAAAACTATATTTCCATGCATCATATATTTTAGCATCAGCTTTTCAGAAATAACATTAcaatgagagaaaaaaaattttgcgAACCAAACAAGTCCTATATTTATTCTTCCCAGGGGAAAAAAACAAGGGATATTAAGTCATGGGGTTCAAAAGGCGGTGCATACAGTGGTAAGTAGGCTTTGTAGATTAGCAAAGAGGCTGATgagatttttttactttttgagACCGGAAAGGGTGCTATCATCATCCCTTAAACTATAGCGACGCTCCTCTTTTACCTGGAACAAGTTCAGGTTCCGATCCTCATATTCCTATACCACCTTAAACTATCTTGTACTTGGCTTCCTTATTAAACACTGTGGGGCCTTTGCCCTTCCCTTTTCCATGTAGAGAGGAAAAAGAGATCATCGTCAACTAACAATTCCATGGCAATGAGTCCTGAAGGAAGCGCTGAAACCAAGCCAGCTACAAAAATGGAGTCCATTGCAATGCTCAATTCTCCTTTCAGATAGAACTCTAGTGCAGATACAAGAAGGAATTCGCGCTTCTTCACTTCAAATTTCACCAACCCAATGCTTTCAGTAAGCTGGGATAACAGAAGGGAAACAATGAGGTCATTGTTCTGAGAAAAAAATCACAGGACTAAGCATGTAATTGTAAAGCACAAAGCTAGTTTAGGCAAAGACCAGAAGTTATTTTGAGTGCCAAACTGCCAATGCTGCAATAGCTTCGAACTCAGCAGAACAGAAGGGTGGAGGATCTAGAAAGAGAGGATTggagaaaattcagattatgttaaataataatttattttttaaaaaaagatcaaaaaatagaatgagatatatttatattttcatttctacaataaagaaaattgattattttaataaaagcaATTGATCATTGAAAAAAGATTGCTAAACATACACGTGCGAGTAAGCGGTATGTTTGCAGTTCATGCATACTCAGTAGTTCATACAAAAATCAAAGAATCATTTTCAGTTACACCGGccaaatcctaattcaattgaaTTAGAACATCTCCATTCTATACGCAAAGTATTGATCCTGTGATGCTTGGTTGTCATAGTATGTAGCACAAGCTACTAAACAATGAACATATATTTGATCAGAGATGTAATGGATGGGCATATTATTGTCTGGATACTACTGAGTAGAGTGCATCTTTTAGCAGTGTCATGGCAATAGTAGGCTTCACACAGTGCTCGCACATGCACAACTAAGATTCGTCGAACTGGTACCAAGACCCATACCGGTCGGCGGTTGGTATAGTTCGGTACCGATTCGAATCGGATGAAACCGGCCAGTTCCAGCCATATCCAGTCAGGTTTTGGCTCCTAGAGAGCCGAAATCGTTTTCCATTGGAATGGAAAACCAACCCGATCAAAGACCGAGCCAGTTCGGTTCTAGCTGAATCGACCGATTCAACAATCTTTGTGCACAACACAACCTAGGAGACCGGGCCGGCTCTATTCTAGTTGAATCAATCGATTCAGCTTGATTCAACAATCTTTGTGCACAACACACAACCTAGCTGCTAATAACACTACTCTCTTAATATTTTGAATCCTGGACTACTCGTTGGAGCTaccaaaaattaaagaaaaatttaaccccactttttctgtttttgttgggCTAATTTAACACATTTTCGTTAAACTATCTAGGCATTGCCATAGAAAGTCTGAGAACTTCTACCTATCCCAGAtttaaacaaaaaggaaaaaagagaaccTAGTCCTTTAGATAGTGTGCCAAACAATTTCAAGACCATGTCTAGCTGCCAAGATATAAAAAGCTAACTCAAGAGAATTACTAGCAGTGTCCAAAACATAACCAGTTGTCTCTCTGTTATAACCAATCATGTCATTCGAAAATGAAACTAGTGACAGCAATTGAGACGACTATTATGTCGTCTTCAGAAATTGATTCTTTCAAACTTGGTGTAAGAGAGTTTGGATTGTGGCTGCTACTCTTATATATCACTATTACTAAAATCATGATAGCCATCATGTCGGCATGCTAGCAACTCCTAGATAGTCCAATGATAATCTAAAATTTAGTTGCATAAACTGCAAGCAAGTTCAGAAAGGAACTCAGGTTTGCATGCAAAAACAGATCCCTCAAAGAAATATTGAAATAAGAAGTGCACAACAAGAATAGAAGCAAGTTTGGTTAGAGATTCTAATGCAGGTGCGGCATTCTAAACAAAAGTTTCCTACTACTATAGTCTAGAATGCAAATCATGCTGCACTAAACAGTAGTGAATCCATAGCCAACATAACGAAGCCACACTTGCAGATCATAGCAATCCAGTGAACCACCATTCTCTCGATGCTTAATAACATGCAAAATACAGATATATTTTCATCAAGTCCAATGTACTATCGAATATGATCACTTCTTGAAGCTTCCTTTATCACAACAAATAATAACCAACAAGCTATCAAAACAGATATGATAATTTCAGCTAAGCGGATAAATCCATCTAATGTTCCATCCTATCAAGGACTGCATTTTACCAACCGCAGGCACCCTTAATAAACTAATCATAGCATAAGAAGGTGTTGAATTGAGTTTTCTATGCCACCATGTGAGAGGTTTGCCTGCATTCACATTATTCTTCCATGCGGTCCTCCGTTTGTGATTGAGAAACCTTTATTTTCATCTTTGGAAGAGTGAGGGAAGGATCCTCTTGGAGGGCAGCAGGTGCTTTGACCAAATGAATACTCTGCTCCAACTCCTTAGCTGCTGCCTGCTGCTCAATGGCTTTCTTGCCTTTCATCCTGTGAAAATTTCCATAACATATTAGAATATGTACTGAAGAGTTATGGTATAAGCGAAAATGATTTCAGCACATCCATCTTTTTGACAGTACACTAGATGTTGCAGAAGAAACCCACCTCATAGCATGGTGTCTAGCCTCTCTAGCCACTCTGATTTTGTCAATCTTCTTAATGGCCTTTAGTGTGCTCTCTGTAACATTCCTATCATATCTCTCAGGCCTGTTGCGTTTCCTCTCCAACTCAAAGGTCGAATCCTTGAGAAGAATGACAATCATTAGACATTGGATTTACTAAAACAACTTAAGGGCCATGACAGGATGTATAGGGAAGATTAATGCTCCTGCCACATTTATTACCTGTGTCATATCCTTCCCATGTAATCGCCTGTATGCCTTTGTCCATTTCAACTTGCGAGGATTTCTCTTCATTttaaagttcttatggcatttGGATCGGCAAAATCGGAAGATCTGCAGAAAGATGCTGGTCAAAATACTATCATAGGGGCCAAAAAGAATGTACTAGGCAATAAGAATACCATACTCATACATGCAAAAGTTTTtgacaaaccaaccaaaccaTCAACGTATGAAAACCCAAACATATAAAATATGGTTTATATTTGCGGTCAAGTGCAGCATACTGGCTTCGCCTATTTTTGGGTCATTGCTATGCTGACATTTTTATCTAAATCAGAAATATATCCCTGTTAGAGTGCTAAAAAATCTTATATCTACTTAACCTTCACATGATAAGCTACTTTAACTAACCGGTCAATTTTAAATGTTACTTCCATGTCAGCAACTCCTCATTCAAATATACCGATCTAATTACAAACTGATGCCAAGCAGCTGCCTAGATGCCTTGCAATTGATACCCTTTTAATTCACCTTACCTAGCAAGTTCGGACACATATGCTACCCTATATCAAAATTTGTATTACGCCACATTACAGACATAATATATGTAGCATTGCTCATGATACAACAcaggaatcaaaaattaatgatATTAAAATGATAGACTATAGTTAATTTGTCAGCACCACTATCTGATAAATGGAAATCCGATAGTTTACGGAAGAATATGTGCCTCAAAAGGGGAGGAATGCATTACGGTTAGATCAAGGCCGGGTTAAGgccagactatcataattgataGATTACATATATACGTATAGCAAGATGTAGTATACAATCACTAAATGATCCCCAAGCCAAAAACTTGCAATATCAAAAGtctattatataaaattaacttaatAATGCATTCTGAAACCAGAAACCATGAAAATCTGTCTGGTataaagatttgtgaagcataTTACAtacaagaacataaaaaactccAATCTATAAAAACAACTTCTCTTTGGAACAAAGAGAGTTTAGAATATTATTACAGGAAAATTATCAGAGATATAAGGCCTACCTTTGCATCATTGCGAACAAATTGAATACCATGCCCTGGATAGATGGTTGAGGAACAGAACCAACACTTCTCTAATCTCATTTTGTATTTGAGTCAAGTGTCAATTATATCCTGCAATAAGTTAGAACAAAATCATATATGAGACAGGTTAATAAAAGTCATCATCTGATTCCATCATCGTCCAGTTACTACTGACCATGATTATAAAAGAGCGAGAAGGAAGTGCTATACAGGGTGATTACTATCATCAAACTTAGGCTGTTAAAAGCCTGACTAATGTGAACAGGTACTCaaaatttaaccaaaaaaagaaCTAAGATGATCGAGTCAAAAATAGAGGAGAGAGATGAACTTCATTGATACCGTAAACCATAAAATGGCCAAAGAATAAAGTTAAGATTATTTTTTTGGGAGAGGGGGTGAGAAGGAGATGGTGAGGATACAACCAAGAACTCATTCATTCAAGTAATTGAAGAAGCAAGACAAGTAGCAGCAAAGATTTAGGAGCAAACACAATCAAAAAAAGCTAATTTCGTGAACTCAATCATAAAAGCATGTTTCATAGAGATCATATTGTGGAAGGATCAAAACCTGATCTCCAAATGCATATTTCACCTAGAACAAAATCTGAGCCCTAAATGCATACTTTAGAAACGTTAATCTTGAGCTCCAAATATGTAATCATAAAGATCAAGGTGCCTAATCTTTCGATAGAAGTTGGAATCAATACTGCTGGAATTGATCTTTGCCAATGTTTGGAGCATAAGAAAGGATATGTGAATCCTACAGTCGAAGATATGAGGTATGTGAGGGGAAGCAAGGGTTTTGGGATGAAAAGGAAGAGAACCTAGAGAGAAAGCAAGGATTTTAGGTGAGTAAGAAAGTAAATCACGCACAATCATGGATCCTGCATCAAGTAAATCCTGCACAATCATGGTCCCCTGGTTTTTCATAGTAGTCAGATTATGTGATTAAAAATCATAACACGTCTTGGAAATTCCAACCAAATATCCTTTTAAAGTAAAACTCATTCTTTAATAATGTTTATTACATGTTTTAGTAAAACTATACATCCAACAGTATCTAAGAGATTGCTAGAACATGTAACCAGAAGAGAgacaagaagaagaggggggattggttggggggggggggggggttaacTGTTGGACTTGTTGATTACAAATGTATATGTTTCACTATCAATTGACTCTAGATGGCTAAATCTCCAACAAAGACTTGAATATTGGTTGATTAACTATATGAACACAAGACAGTTTGCCTTATAACAAGTAACTGAATTACAGTTTGGTTTGCATTAATGCTAAAAGTAAAGAATTCTCTAACCGATGTCAGACATATAGACAAACATCTGCATGTCTCTATTAGAATCCTGGTCTAGGGCAAAGAAATATTCTCCCACTATTTAAAACAACATGAATAATACAGGCCCTTATGATATTTCTTGAGCCTAAGATCAACCCATTCAGCCTCCTAACTATAGCATTATTCTCAGCATACTCAAGAAAAACAGCAATAAGATTGGATCTTGGCAGGACAAAAAGATGGACAGCAAAACACCAGTGCCTCTTCACTAAGTAAAAACtttatcattcttttttttttgttatataaccaacaaaaagaagaaaagaaaaggttatACAAGCATCACGTGTTAACTAATATAATGCAGCAACAAAGCTAAAACTTCAACCTACATTTGTCTATAATCTATACTGCAAGACCATGGTATGGTACATGCCCTTTTGATGTTACAGACATTTGCTCATACATAAAGATAACAATCAGTAAAGGCAAAAAAGACATATCAAAGTGAGCACATTCACATAGGAGCAATAAAATTCCCCTTCGTCATCAATGGACAAGCTCAACTGAATGCAAAATCCAATCTGAATTATACTGAACTAAGCAATCTAAAGAGTTGTACACCAAACTTCCTTCTATGTTCAAAAGTTACAATGGATATCATTTTCGAATCGATCCATTAAAACCCAGTGCCTATTCAAATTTGCAAACTATATTTGCTAAGATGAATTGCTAAAGACTAAGATTTAGAATTCGGAACTGATACATAACAGAAGCTGGtgatgaaaagaaaagacaaaatggAAAGGGGAAAACAACGAGAAATTGAGATGCGGGtgatgaaaagaagaaaagagcggCGGATTTGCCGGTCGGAACAAGAATTGGAAAAAACAAACTGGCGGTGGGAACCGACTGACCCTCCTATTTCCGCTTTCTTTTAACCGAGAAAGAATGGAACAGCGGAGGTTAGAGATGGGATGAGATCTCGGGAGGTGGATTTAGGTTTAGGGCATGGATTCATCATGGATGGAATCCGAGAGAGCGAGATGGAGGCTCGATGGCTGGTAATTAACCCGCCAGATCGGGGGTATGGGAGTACGTGTCGAGGGAGACGAGGGGTCTCTGTTCAGGTGGGGATAACGATCTGCAAGAAGAAGCTAGGATAAACCCCACAGAGagtagaagaagggaggaacagagaaaagaaagagaagaatagAGGAAAGATcaagggaagaaagaggaaaagatggATCTTTCTTACCTCGGTAAAGCAGAGGATTCGACGGGGAGGCGAAGAatccggaggagaggagaggggaaagAGACACTGAGAGAGGGAGGGAATAGAGCTCGGGCGGCGCACAAATgacaaacctaaaccctaagTAAGGAGAAGTGAGAACTTGGTGGACCTCACGCTGAAATCGGGCCGAGGCGGAGAGTTGGGCCGGCTCTGGGCCTCGTAGGTTGTGGCTCTTATCTATCAGTCCAACAGGCactagggctgcaaatgggtcgggtcgggtcgggtcctagatgaccccgatccgacccggttgcatGTTcgagtcctaattttggacccagacccgacccggttgaaaaacgggtcgggtcgggtcggatccatACCTACCCCGACgggtcattcgggtcgggtcgggtccggatcggatccgggtcaGATTTGTATTTTTAATTCAATATTTTGTCAACTCCAATACGCCATCACCAATTCACCATCAGGTGAAGCCTTTTGCAAGCTCAACAATTCCTCCTGGAAGCGTGAAAATAAaggtttctcctttttttttccagaaaacaaaaaaattaacgGCTTAATAACGATGTATATCTATGACAAATAACTGAATAAGtaacaaatattttaaatttttataaggaCAAAAATTTGCcaccaaaaatataaataaataaattcctTCTTCAGAGTACAAACTTCAACTTGAGAGTACAGATTTCAATTGAATAGTTACACACTTACACTAGCAGGAGCTAATTAATATATAGGCATACGGACAATCTAagcattttttgaattaatgacTTCCACAGAAAGCTTTACTCTTGTACAAAGCTGGTTAAAGGAATTCAAAGACAAGCTGTTGCTGCAAGCAAAATGGGTTAGCTTCCCAATAAGAGCATCTTCTTATTGGAAGTAAAATGGCCAACGATATAATAATGGCAACTTGGCATTTGCAGCTTTATGAAGTGGAACGCCATAAAATGAAACACTTGTCATGGGGACCTTCATAGGCTTATAGCGTATCCATTCTCCACCATCCATGTCATCTTTTTTTCATAATTTACAGCATGCAAAGCCAACTATAGAAATCCCTACTATATGGATCCTCCAGTCAAGACCCAAGGACCTAAACTTTGCTTAAGTCAATCAACATTAGGAAGGAGGAAAACTCTGATGAATGATAAAAGTAACAAATCCAAATTTATCTGTCATTTCATGAGAAAATAGATCGTATATAAACCCGTCCTCTTACAGAATATCACaagttatgcaaaaaaaaaaaaaaaccacagcACTGTTCAAAACCAGATCAAGGAAGACTTTAGCAAAGAGAATGTCGTACATATAAAATCTTGAAAACTATGATTAGATCTCAAAAAAAATGGGCAAACTAGGTTAGATCTCATAGATTGGTAGAAAATAAAACAAGTAGGCCCAAATGATGCTCCCCAAGTGTGGCACGCCCCCTCCTCCAAATCTCCCGACTATCCCCGACGAcccccacctctccctctccctctccctcaagTCCGGCGTCGTTGCCCTGTTACAAGATAAGGCCCCTTCGCCGGAACCTCCTCCCGGCCTATGCTAAAAAAAATACGGAGGACTGGAGGAGGGACATACCTTGGGACGCTGAAGAATGGGAAGAGGGAGATCCGCGGAATGAGGAGCCGGAAGTCAGGAGATCTAGGGCACCGAGCACGGAAGCGGTATACTCTTCTCCAAATGATCCTCCGCCGCAGCTCAAGATCTAGGCATAGCCGCACGGGAGATCTAAGGCACCGAGCACGGAAGCGGTCTACTCCTCGTCTCCTCCAGATGATCCTCCGCCGCAGCTCAAGAGTCAAGACCTAGGGCACGGCCGCACGGGAGCGAAAAAGGGAGGAAGGGGTCCAAGCGGTGATTCGGTGAAGCGGATGATTTATATATCATCCGCCTCTACTTTCCTTGCGGGCTGCCGGCCTAGCACTGCGGCCCAACGGCCCTGCTGCCCCTGCAGGCCTGCATGTCTTAAAAAAATTGATCCAAAAAAATTGGGCGGGGCCAGGTCGGGGTGCGGGTCGAAATTGGAcggatccgacccgatccgaaaAATAGAACGG
Encoded here:
- the LOC120112181 gene encoding probable ribosome biogenesis protein RLP24, with amino-acid sequence MRLEKCWFCSSTIYPGHGIQFVRNDAKIFRFCRSKCHKNFKMKRNPRKLKWTKAYRRLHGKDMTQDSTFELERKRNRPERYDRNVTESTLKAIKKIDKIRVAREARHHAMRMKGKKAIEQQAAAKELEQSIHLVKAPAALQEDPSLTLPKMKIKVSQSQTEDRMEE